A section of the Osmia lignaria lignaria isolate PbOS001 chromosome 3, iyOsmLign1, whole genome shotgun sequence genome encodes:
- the LOC117607996 gene encoding lys-63-specific deubiquitinase BRCC36 isoform X1 produces MAAFPLKKVELQTDVYMTCLQHALSTERFEVMGLLLGDTVNGVANIIAVIILRRLDKKRDRVEISPEQLTEAVNEAERLTEVLERPVRVLGWYHSHPHITVCPSRVDVRTQASYQLMDIGFVGLIFSVFSESKESKEQEISLTCFQSHNDEAREIPLEIVYTPIISKICLKTMTDLLKILVQEEEEMAKTYKNHQDILASIHNNAVRTRSLVHITDIITKPLVLTFEKRIALNKLRAAHLRRQLQELQKVCNG; encoded by the exons ATGGCTGCATTCCCACTAAAAAAAGTAGAATTACAAACTGATGTATATATGACATGCTTGCAGCATGCTTTGTCAACAGAAAGATTCGAAGTAATGGGTCTGCTGCTTGGGGAT ACAGTAAACGGTGTTGCTAACATCATAGCAGTCATTATCTTGAGACGTTTGGATAAAAAAAGAGACAGAGTAGAGATTTCACCTGAACAGTTAACGGAAGCTGTTAACGAAGCAGAACGGTTAACAGAAGTATTAGAACGTCCAGTACGAGTTCTTGGATGGTATCATTCCCATCCACACATTACAGTTTGTCCATCGCGTGTTG ATGTTAGAACTCAAGCAAGCTACCAGTTGATGGACATTGGTTTTGTAGGTTTGATATTTTCAGTATTTTCAGAAAGTAAAGAATCTAAG GAACAAGAAATTTCTTTGACTTGTTTTCAATCTCACAATGATGAAGCAAGAGAAATTCCATTGGAAATTGTATACACTCCAATAATATCGAAGATATGTTTAAAA actatgacagatttattaaaaattttggttcaagaagaagaagagatggcGAAAACGTACAAAAATCACCAGGATATTCTTGCCAGCATACACAATAATGCTG TGAGAACACGGTCATTGGTGCACATCACGGACATAATTACTAAGCCTTTGGTATTAACATTTGAGAAAAGAATAGCTTTAAATAAATTACGCGCTGCTCACCTTCGAAGACAATTACAAGAATTACAAAAAGTATGCAATGGATAA
- the LOC117608101 gene encoding uncharacterized protein LOC117608101, which yields MSVTFAQRGRPPPNPAQIQKMLDENSQLIQTIQEYQSKGKPQECIQYQQMLHRNLVYLASIADANQNIQALLPPPQGIPNGPQHGMINPQGLPNAPAGSTGPGGEIPPNNQPTLPMSSFSQGQPMTQGGYRGPVMPGQGPAISRPPNAPGPQQYRGPQGYPQQPSQQGYPAQYANQNSGSNYQGPQGSAYTPGQPNQYGPPNTSQQQGYSTSTQPNYGPPTTVNSYGPQPGGYPPPGGTQPPTGYGPPPPSQQGYPPSNPSQQNFPSSGQQQQPGQYGSPSPQPNYQQPPSQAPPQNAYGGGQPGNYPPPSSQAYANSVPPQNYPAPPTSSAQPPQPGSQQNTGPQPNYGNQPSPGPGGTQYGPVSTSPPFSTASASGVNTYAQSSQPTSTPSASTQTYPPSSGPPPTSQGGSYAPPGPAPSGYPVHQTPHPTSHPPHQPPHQSPHQPPHGPHQPPHQPSHQSSHQPPTHQSPHQPQQSQQQSQTPPQSQQQSQSPAPSGFQPPSGPPQGPAPPPGPQPQPGYGPATTQTYVPPTPGGQPQVYTPHPPQGGQHYGHPQYPPQSYPPPPTGQGYPQYPPRPPGGHMPPPPGPQGPPPPNQYGGYGYQPPPQ from the exons ATGTCCGTGACCTTTGCTCAACGCGGTAGGCCGCCACCAAATCCTGCCCAAATACAGAAG ATGCTTGATGAAAATAGTCAGCTTATACAAACGATACAAGAATATCAAAGCAAAGGAAAACCGCAAGAATGTATACA GTACCAACAAATGTTACATCGTAATTTAGTATATTTAGCATCGATTGCTGATGCAAACCAAAACATACAAGCTTTATTACCa CCTCCACAAGGAATTCCTAATGGCCCTCAACATGGTATGATAAATCCACAAGGTCTACCCAATGCTCCTGCAGGATCAACCGGGCCTGGAGGAGAGATACCTCCAAATAATCAACCAACATTACCAATGTCAAGTTTTAGCCAAGGACAGCCAATGACACAAGGAGGATACCGTGGCCCTGTAATGCCTGGCCAAGGACCTGCTATAAGTA GACCACCTAATGCACCTGGCCCACAACAATACAGAGGACCTCAAGGTTACCCTCAACAACCTTCGCAACAAGGTTATCCTGCTCAATATGCCAATCAGAATTCTGGATCCAATTATCAAGGGCCGCAAGGGTCTGCATATACTCCAGGACAGCCCAATCAATATGGACCACCAAATACATCGCAACAGCAGGGATATAGTACATCGACACAGCCTAACTATGGACCTCCAACTACTGTAAATAGTTATGGCCCTCAACCAGGTGGATATCCACCACCAGGAGGCACTCAGCCTCCCACAGGTTATGGCCCACCACCGCCCAGTCAACAGGGTTATCCGCCTTCTAATCCTTCTCAACAAAACTTTCCATCAAGCGGTCAACAACAACAGCCAGGACAATATGGTAGTCCCAGCCCGCAACCAAATTATCAACAACCTCCATCTCAAGCTCCACCTCAAAATGCATACGGAGGTGGTCAACCTGGAAATTATCCTCCTCCGTCATCTCAAGCATATGCAAATAGCGTTCCACCTCAGAATTACCCAGCTCCTCCTACATCCAGCGCTCAGCCTCCTCAGCCTGGTTCTCAACAAAACACTGGTCCTCAACCTAACTATGGTAATCAACCGAGTCCTGGTCCTGGTGGTACCCAGTACGGTCCAGTTTCTACATCTCCTCCATTCAGCACTGCCTCTGCAAGTGGAGTTAATACTTACGCTCAAAGTAGTCAACCTACAAGCACACCGTCTGCGTCAACTCAAACTTATCCACCGAGTAGTGGTCCACCGCCTACTTCGCAAGGTGGAAGTTACGCTCCTCCGGGTCCTGCTCCATCCGGGTATCCAGTGCATCAGACACCTCATCCGACGTCGCATCCACCGCATCAACCCCCACATCAGTCTCCGCACCAACCTCCTCATGGTCCTCATCAACCACCTCATCAACCATCCCATCAGTCTTCTCATCAGCCTCCTACACATCAATCACCGCATCAACCACAACAGTCTCAACAACAATCTCAGACACCGCCACAGTCGCAACAACAATCTCAAAGTCCTGCGCCAAGTGGATTTCAGCCACCATCAGGACCTCCTCAAGGTCCTGCTCCACCGCCAGGTCCTCAACCACAACCTGGATATGGTCCAGCCACTACTCAGACATACGTACCACCGACCCCGGGTGGACAACCACAG GTATACACTCCTCATCCACCTCAGGGTGGCCAGCATTATGGGCATCCACAGTATCCTCCTCAGAGTTATCCACCACCACCAACAGGACAAGGATATCCCCAGTATCCACCACGGCCACCCGGTGGTCATATGCCTCCTCCTCCTGGACCTCAAGGACCTCCACCACCAAATCAGTACGGAGGTTATGGATATCAACCACCCCCACAATAG
- the LOC117607996 gene encoding lys-63-specific deubiquitinase BRCC36 isoform X2 gives MAAFPLKKVELQTDVYMTCLQHALSTERFEVMGLLLGDTVNGVANIIAVIILRRLDKKRDRVEISPEQLTEAVNEAERLTEVLERPVRVLGWYHSHPHITVCPSRVDVRTQASYQLMDIGFEQEISLTCFQSHNDEAREIPLEIVYTPIISKICLKTMTDLLKILVQEEEEMAKTYKNHQDILASIHNNAVRTRSLVHITDIITKPLVLTFEKRIALNKLRAAHLRRQLQELQKVCNG, from the exons ATGGCTGCATTCCCACTAAAAAAAGTAGAATTACAAACTGATGTATATATGACATGCTTGCAGCATGCTTTGTCAACAGAAAGATTCGAAGTAATGGGTCTGCTGCTTGGGGAT ACAGTAAACGGTGTTGCTAACATCATAGCAGTCATTATCTTGAGACGTTTGGATAAAAAAAGAGACAGAGTAGAGATTTCACCTGAACAGTTAACGGAAGCTGTTAACGAAGCAGAACGGTTAACAGAAGTATTAGAACGTCCAGTACGAGTTCTTGGATGGTATCATTCCCATCCACACATTACAGTTTGTCCATCGCGTGTTG ATGTTAGAACTCAAGCAAGCTACCAGTTGATGGACATTGGTTTT GAACAAGAAATTTCTTTGACTTGTTTTCAATCTCACAATGATGAAGCAAGAGAAATTCCATTGGAAATTGTATACACTCCAATAATATCGAAGATATGTTTAAAA actatgacagatttattaaaaattttggttcaagaagaagaagagatggcGAAAACGTACAAAAATCACCAGGATATTCTTGCCAGCATACACAATAATGCTG TGAGAACACGGTCATTGGTGCACATCACGGACATAATTACTAAGCCTTTGGTATTAACATTTGAGAAAAGAATAGCTTTAAATAAATTACGCGCTGCTCACCTTCGAAGACAATTACAAGAATTACAAAAAGTATGCAATGGATAA